DNA sequence from the Vicia villosa cultivar HV-30 ecotype Madison, WI linkage group LG3, Vvil1.0, whole genome shotgun sequence genome:
AGGAGTTACTGTAAACCAGCATGGAGTTACTGTTAACAAGCATGCGACTGCAAAAAtttctgataagattcctgatcAGCTTCCTGCCAGGATTCCTCCTACTCCTGCATGCATGCTACTCGAGCTGTCACCTAGACCTGAGCTGCATGCATCCCACCATGCCTTGTCACCGATAGTTTGACTGCATGCATGCCAACACATCCTGCAGAAGCAACACCAAACACTTATGGCTGTGTTGACATGTCAAGCATGCATGATGTTACCGTTTTTTTCCTCATCAATATATAAAGCACTTGGGATTCTGGAGATACATCACCATTATCACTCATCTACTCTTAGAACAATCCTTTTGCAATCAGCTTACGAATTTTCAgccttcaaccatgtctctcctaaccatgggcgaaacacacagaggaaccccCCAGAACATCGCAACCTTCGTAAGTGTATCAGTATTACTTTAAAATCATGCAACTGTCCCTGATAAACTAATTGATTTTTTTGGGCATGCTTACTCTTTTCAGAACGTTCAACGTTTTCGCACTCGTAGTAAACATACCATCGCTCCGGACGACCGCATTATACCATACCTGAACATTGCTGGTTTCGGTCCGATTAGCAGGATCGCCGAGTCTTCTATTgaccacaagtttgttcttgctttgctagaacgctggaggcccgagacacacaccttccatcttccaacaggggagtgcaccatcacccttgAAGATGTTCATATGCTACTCGGCCTTCCTGTTGatggtaaggcaattaatggttgTGTTATGCAGGCGAATAGCTTATGCCAAGAGGCAATTGGAATAGACTTGATAGAAGGAGCCGTTGGTGCTAGGGGGCAAGGTGTTAAcctcaagaggttaaaggagcattataaaaaatttcacttgaatgatgcgtctccccaagagaccatactgcAGAAAACTAGGTGTTATGTATTGTTGcttattggaaacgttttgttcccgGATAGCACGGGTAACACGgttaactttatgtatcttcgtttgcTAATGGATTTTAGTAGAGTAGGTCTGTACAGCTGGGGGTCTGCGGTACTGGCTACCTTGTACCAGTCACTATGCAAAAACGCGGTTGCTGAGTcctgcacattctatggatgcgccctgttggtgcaggtgtgggggtggtggaggatgcccatactggccccggttaacaaCGGAAGTTGGGACTTTCCGTATGCCTTGAGGTAATTTTTTACTATACCATTTTCTCCTTACACATTCTactccattctaactaaatcattatttttttgttgtagatattgtgtgaaaaaaatggacttcacacgtaatccgcggtcaaatatcacaatgtaccgctcgctaattgatcaccttggaccccatcaagtattatctctaattcttttcttcttttttataagtattttccttaaaaaaaaattCCCGAAGTAATGTATAAATCTCATGCATCAAGTTCATATGGCGACCGTATCTCGAGTGTgagtatgagcctagagctcaggatgcagaaatCTGGACGACAAAATGCTGCTTAATCCGGTACAACATAatagaaatgcatcaaagtgaccgggTGATGCTTCAATTTGGGATGCGTCAACGGATACCCGACCCTCctgttgacttgggagtgtggcacctaaaaagagtgaaccatcaatggacacaccaaaactggaaggattttgcacccgatcatcgccagatgtggaagaaccgtcgccagtatgtcctaaacttccccgttagtgaccatgaaatgaaaccttctcctgagtacatgagttggtatcgtacagccACAACCCCTAACCTGTTTCTTGCAGCTCCATTCTATTTGAATGATCCCCGTGCACAGAACTacatcttgccacaacaacaacaaccggaagaagaaccacaacaacaacaacaagaacaacaacaagaacaacaacaactccggcAACAACAACGACTTCAGCAGCGACAACAACAAAGCCTGCAACACCGCCAACAACAACTCCTACAacagcaacgacaacaacaactccaggaacaacaacaaatccagcaacaacaacaaaatattttcagtaCTCCATCCCGTTCCGCACGCAACATCCGCCAATCAAATATGTTCCAATCCCAATCTCAACCATTACAAGGGTATGAAGACCGCCATCCTTCCTcggaccaatatcagacccaCTCACAACCATTCGGATTTGCAACATTTGTTGGGTCCTCAAGGGGATTCGGCCAAAACCTAACTCCCGGTTCAtctagccttcatcttagtcccgacgatggtcctcatggtgaatcctctCACCGTGGCGCCCCCTCCGGCTACGCAACACCTACAAACCAATTCGGCTTTAaccaaggtagttctagtgctgcgGGATGCTATGAACCGGAGGTCTTTTCCCACCCCACTCCACCACCACGAATAAACACATTTGAGGGAATGGGTagccgactttacaacagcggttttccggataattatgggggcgtcgacgaattcatagacagcgatccacgcgacatcccagtaccagcccccgtgacacaaacccaacaagaagcacaaaggggcaggggtaggggtagagctagggaaagaggcggtgtcaatattcgcggcggaatcaacgatcgcggtaaacgtGTCATTACAAGACCAGGttgcggaacggatggctatcttggtgatggacgtcattgatcatgttgttgtatttttcattaatctttggtatcgtttctgaaattaattgtaaccgatgtttagtttttaaattatattgtaatcgatgtttagttcttaaattatattgtaatcgatgttaCAATTTTGATTTTCGTTTTCTGCATTACATTTATAAggcgaaaaaaatattttacaaatttatttctgtaaatatcataacaaataaaataaaaaaaaaaatttaagtttaatatattcaactaaaatgaattaaaaaaaaatgaaaaaaaaaattaaaaaaaaaaagccctAGAACtaaggcgccaaatggtttggcttctagggcaaaaaccctagacttatgcgccattccatttggcgcaaacatATTGGATTTTAGGGCatgccaattcatttggcgcatgcacccaaaatttatACTTatacgccatttcatttggcgcattcagtATTCTGAtatcccaaacctagacactttggtaaataccccgaaaacatggtttttttcgtattttttttatcaaacctggttatttaaatttttttttctgattttgatAGAATCTTATGATATCATTTATTTTCATGTAGCCAACACCATTTTAGTGAGATAAAATATAGTTTTTGCCAatacaatttaaaatttaaaagaaagtttATATTAATAAATGATTCAATTCAAATGACTAATAAgttacatttaaaaataaattgagtATTCAAATTATAGTCAAAATGAAATAATTACACAAGCATGTGTTGCAAAGGAAGGTGATTCTAAAAATTTCACCAAACTACTCCCAACAAAAAACTAACAACAACAACtgctctttctctctctctctatctatctctacatcactctctttctctctctagaatATGACTTTGTGTGTTTGTCCTATAAGTTAAGTTATCAACAATCATAACTGTTGCTTAACGCCTCTCTAATAACCTCCACCCTACCTTTTCCATTTCCGTTTCTCATCTCTTCTCTTCAaatcacacactctctctctccacCTTTCTCTCTCATCACATCAATGGACACTCCTCATTCCCCTTCCTcctgttcctcttcttcctcctcCTCCACCTATTCATGGGAACCACATGCTACCGACACAATCAATTTAGAACCGGAAGAACCACAAACGCCGTTAGCCGTCCGGCGAGCTCTCCAGCTTCTCAAATCCGGCTTACCAGAATTACGGCTTCAAGCCGCTCGCGACATCCGGAAACTTACAAAAACCTCACAGCGGTGTCGGCGCCAGCTCTCTGAATCTGTCGGTCCACTCGTTGATATGCTCCGAGTCGACTCAGACGAGTCGCACGAACCCGCGCTTCTCGCTTTGCTTAATCTTGCCGTCAAAGATGAAAAGTAAGCAGCAACTACTTTTTCTaacagaattttctaaaagaaataaataattatacCAATCGGAAGCTGAAAGagcataaaattaatttaatttaattttcatgcATATTTTAGATTTTCTTGTTGTAAGTGCTTTTGATTTTTTGGGAAATTGTGCGCTTTTTTATTAAAAGTAAGCGATGCCTTAAGCCACGGACTTTGAGATTCGAtccaaagttaaaaataaaacttcaatttggggtttgattttgtttaattctttaattaaattttattattattttaatccgTATCTTATGCATAACGTTAGGATTCTCTTTTGGAGAACCAATTCTTTTGTAGATCTTTGTATACCAAAAGCATATACAGGGTATTAATACTTTAAGGTTTATGGATTTTCATTGACTGGTGTATTTGTATAAGAATTATTCTTCAATTCTTGGATTCTGTTCTTTGTTGGGTcccttcattattttttttttcatatctcTTTGCATTTCATTGGTTGGTGGTAaaatatctcttttattttattttttgttattggtTTTTCATATTCTACCATTTTAGATAGATGGTTGTTAGCAATAATGGGTTGGGGCATAGAGGTTGGTTAATAATACCAACTATCTTTGACATGAAATAAGAAAGCTACTTTTTCATGACTTTGTTCATCTTACTTTGGTAATTTACCATAGTTTTGTGATTCATTGAATGAGCCATAATGAAAGAGAAAATGAGACATCAAATTAGGTTTTTTCTGTTATAtatccatttttttatttttcatggtGATGACTTATGACTAGTAGAATTGTCaattaagttgattttttttaGTGATATTATTGTTTTTGATAACTtcatgtgcattatgttgtcagAAAGAATTAGATTCTTTGTTGTCAAAGTTTATCCAATTGGGTAGTGGATTTCCTTTGGTTGTCATGGTGCACTTTCTTTTTTACCTTtggtttcttttcctttttcgctTATTATTTCTTCTTTCTTAAGTAAACTCCTTCCTAAGGTTCAACTTGTTCTCTTTTCATCACcacttttttttaattacactttTAAACTAGTAAATTAACTACAGTATACTCCATTTTTCATTGAGGTTATGCGTGTCTGAGGGGGTGGAAAGTGACTGGTTCAAAAAAATAAGGAAGAGGGTGAAATTGTGAATAGAGACTGTGGTAGGAGGTGTTGATTTTCATATCTCACTCATGGTTGCTGAGAAATCACTTTCATTCTATGGGAATGACCAAATTTTGTGAGGTGGAAATGAGTTGTACGCTAGTTTCAACTTCCCTACATTTTTGTTATGCCAAGCAATTGTGTAGGGATTTTCATTCTAAATTTCCCACCCTCTCATCTACTACCTATATCCAAAACAAGCATGGACCAAAATTCCTTattttggtttgtgttttaatacataattattgcCATTCTAGATGTTTTTGAGAAGAAAGGATACTTTTACGTTTCTATCTAACTCTCTCTCTCCCTCACATTCTAGATGTGTGTAGTACCTTACCTTATGCTCTTTATTTCAGATTCCATAGTACTGATTAACCTTTTGCTAAATAATTTTTTGTTATAAATCAGTCATATTCACAACTGGTCTTATCTTGCAGGAATAAAATCAAAATTGTGGAGGCTGGAGCATTAGAACCAATACTTAATTTTCTCAAGTCACAAAATCCAAATCTTCAGGCATCTGCAACTGCAGCTTTGCTCACACTATCTGCTTCTTCAACTAACAAACCAATTATTAGTGCTTGTGGTGCTATTCCCCTTCTTGTGGAGATTCTTAGAGACGGGAGCCCACAGGCGAAAGCTGATGCAGTAATGGCTCTCTCTAACTTATCAACATACCCTAATAATCTTAGCTTTATTCTGGAAACAAATCCGATCCCTTTCATAGTCGATATCCTCAAAACTTGCAAAAAGTCCTCAAAAACAGCTGAAAAATGCTGTGCTTTGATAGAACCTTTAGTGGACTATGATGAATGCAGAACTGTCTTGATATCTGAGGAAGGTGGGATTCTTGCAGTTGTGGAGGTTCTCGAAAACGGCACTCTCCAAAGTAGGGAGCATGCAGTTGGAACACTATTGACACTGTGCCAAAGTGATCGTTGTAAATACAGGGAACCGATTCTTAGAGAAGGTGTCATTCCAGGATTACTTGAGCTCACTGTTCAAGGAACACCCAAGTCTCAGATAAAAGCGCGCACCCTTTTGCAACTACTAAGAGAATCTCCTTATCCAAGATCTGAAATTCAACCCGACACTCTTGAGAATATAGTATGCAACATCATATCTCAGATTGACGGGGACGATCAATCTGGTAAAGCAAAGAAGATGCTAGCTGAGATGGTGCAAGTCAGCATGGAACAGAGTCTCAGACATTTACAGCAAAGGGCACTCGTGTGCACCCCGAGTGATCTCCCTATAGCTGGCGCTTCTGAAGTTTCTTTCAAGTAATAGTTGAAGTTGGTCAACAGTTTATCTTTTCCCTCATCTTCTCCACCTCTTTTGTTTTCTACTTGGGGCTTGTGAGATAAAAATTCCATAGAAAAAAGGAATTCAAGGGAATAATACATTATGAATTATGCCAGTCCAGGCCATTGTGGAAGTATCGAGTCGAGTGACTGGTAGTTGTCAATAAATTAAGTTGTAATACATTAAGAAACATGGTTTTGTAGTTGGTTTGTAAAGAAACTGTTGTATAAAATTGTATTAGTAAAGGCTCTTTGTTCTGTTATTCTTGTTCTTCATTTTGTGATGAGTTAAACTAGAGTGAGTTCTACAGAGTAGGGAAGCGTGGTACACTTGTTATACGATTTTGGTAAATAGAAGCCTTCTCCTTTTGACTTTTAATTGGTCGTACTAATTTTTGTTTAGTTAGAAAGGCTGTAAGTCACAAACTCTAGGTAAGATCTAATTTTTTAGAAATTAGAAATACACATTTCATAAAAGTGTTTGTGGGAGCTAATCATTTCATATTAATGTATTACGGTGCCATTAGTTATTTTCGGCAATTTTTCATTACACTCTTACATGGGTGCACCTCTAAAAACTCCaacatatttttaggtttattcgAAGATACATTTTAGAATGCaccaaatatcatttttttatctAAATTTAATTTGGAGACGCATCTTCAAATAAATCTAAGGTTAATTTGCAAATACATCTCCGCAATCATCTTTCGTCTTTAGTAAATCAAACAGCCAccacattttttaagaaaatagtttGGAGATGTATCTGCGAACTATTTCTAGAGtaaattcggagatacatctctgagTTCTTGCCTGCATGTTTCTTTTGCAAAAACAATATAATGAGATTATATTTTTATCaatccaaaataattttaattcaattaacacTGCCATTATTTGTTTCAAATATTAATAAACATGAATATCAGAGAACATAGTAATGCGTTAATTAATCAAAAAGTCAATCATAGTACAAAAATTATTCTCAAAGTAtggaaaaatatacaaaatacaaTCAAATGCATAATCTACTGAGTATGTCGACTCCTAACACCCGACTCCTCTTTTACCTATGGTAACCCAAAGCTTTTCATGCCTCGGTAAGAATAGAACGTGCTAGGGCACGCTTCATCGCCACCTCTCTCAAACAACCCAGACTCTATGCCCTCACGTGCAATCCACATAATACTCTGACATACCGACAACAAATCAGCGACATGGTCATCCATGGCCTGCTCATTCTCTAAGATCTCCTCATAAGCGGGCCTAGGTGGACATCTAGAAGCGCCTGGTGTCATGTAAGAGTATGACACAGAATGTAATCAAGTCATGTAACCCTCAACATAATGCCACTAAGATGTGGATTCTTGACTCcagtactcctccggtaccaaaCGACTCTCAAAATTCGCTAGAATGTCATCCAGTTGTCTCTATGCAATACTCTCATGAGTAGTCTAGAATGGGGGACCTCATAATGATCTGCACGTACCCAAACTGCTGCATGCACCGCTCTGGCAGATACCTGCACATGATATTAGTCCAACGTGCCAGCCATCCAAAATATAATGAAATATGGTGGAATAGAATTATATCCCGATGAGTACTGTATGGCATCCAGACGACGTCATCATGCTGAGTTCGGTCAATATACACACGGAACGGTACCACAACAACATATTCCCTTTGTGCGGGAGATATAAGAAAGCATGTGGGTAATTCTCAATGTATGATGGGGAGGTGGAAAGATTACATTTCGCTATGCCATTTCTCATCAAATGTCGCCTGCATGCCAAGGACGATGACAGAGTACATGGAAGAATAAAGACTTGCAATACTAGAGGCTCGGAGTACAGTAAGGAACCACTCTTCCTAAAGCTGAGCAAACCTGTGAATCTTTGTGAAATGGTTAATTGATTTCAAAAACTCTCGTTCctgttcaaaataaaatagaatagtctcattcaaattaattttggttaaaatattaaaaaatagaagCATTGAGAAATATACCTTTCCGTCTCAGATATGTGGAGCCACATGATCTCAAAAGTATATTGGTAATAAAGTGTCTGTGGGCCCTCTTGGATAAAGGTCTGCAAGTGGGGCCTCCTGTGCAGTAGGGGCCTCCTCCTCATGGTGTGCACTACCCTGGGATGACAACCCTTGTGATAGTATGCTCGTAGATGTCAACGCTTCCCTGTCGTGAGGCATAGGGACGACTCTAGCTTGCTCATGGTGACGAGCCCTCTCGCGGCGAGTAGACGCAATTAGGGTGGGAGGGTCGAGTCTCATCTTGTCGTCGTTTGTAGCCATTATCCTTcaaaaaaacataacaaaatatATTAGTGCATCATGAAGGAAACAATTCCGAGATGTATCTCCAAACACCGCAAAGAACACatttcagagatacatctccgagaaaagctttgttttttcatttttaatggcGGAAACATCTTTGCCCTTGCTCTAACCATCCAAAACTCATCCAAATCACccaaaagatatatatatatatatatatatatatatatatatatatatatatatatatatatatcctgcaCATAATCTATTTCAAATTCTAATGCTTTCTAATGCATAAAAGTAACTTATTTGacctaatacattaatcaaaactcaaaataagctAAATGAGAAACTTACTCAAAAATGTGTTAATGATGATGTAAAGTGTTAAATGCAATTGTTAGAGGGATTTGGGAATTGGGAATGGCAAGATACAAGCAAAGGATCTGAAGTTGCTTCAAAAGTTAAGGGAAAGTGAAAACTAAAAAGGGGTAGAGGAAGGGAGAGATGAAGTTGCTGAACTGAAAATGAAGAAGGAGAAAATAGGGAGAATCTGACGTGCATTTATATACATTCAcctaatttggagatgcatctccgaattaaatttttgaatttaaaaaaagatCAATTCGGAGAAGTATCTGCAAACATACCCTAAAATCCCTTTGCAAATACATCTCCGAATAAACCTTTAAATAAAATGAAGAATTGATGCGTTCAGAGATATATCTCAGAATACAGGGGCATTTTAGAAATTTTGCACGGGGCCTAAGAGAAGGTAtaaggtgttagaacaagatttgttctgatcaatattcttagttttgatgataacaatgtatatgaattttgtatgagataatgtggtactctaatcctatgcaatttccatttcaggaatcacataaagagtatgcacaaaatcagcgcaagaagcactgactcagaaggttcagcatgcaacatcagaacatggtctggcaagatatcagaagatggtcaagcagaatcagaacatggtctatggaagcatcagaaggacttgagatcagaagctgaagttctcatggtatcacgctaagaagcacttcaaggtcagaagacaagaagatgctctgcactaagctgtttgactctgatgatattcaaacgttgtttacacaaacatcagatcagaagcaa
Encoded proteins:
- the LOC131661854 gene encoding U-box domain-containing protein 4-like, which translates into the protein MDTPHSPSSCSSSSSSSTYSWEPHATDTINLEPEEPQTPLAVRRALQLLKSGLPELRLQAARDIRKLTKTSQRCRRQLSESVGPLVDMLRVDSDESHEPALLALLNLAVKDEKNKIKIVEAGALEPILNFLKSQNPNLQASATAALLTLSASSTNKPIISACGAIPLLVEILRDGSPQAKADAVMALSNLSTYPNNLSFILETNPIPFIVDILKTCKKSSKTAEKCCALIEPLVDYDECRTVLISEEGGILAVVEVLENGTLQSREHAVGTLLTLCQSDRCKYREPILREGVIPGLLELTVQGTPKSQIKARTLLQLLRESPYPRSEIQPDTLENIVCNIISQIDGDDQSGKAKKMLAEMVQVSMEQSLRHLQQRALVCTPSDLPIAGASEVSFK